The genomic stretch acaaaaaaattagggtaggcagagcttttgtgcaggtatgaagtgcacgccactgcgtacacAGGGCGGTACTTTGAATGACGtgtaccttgcatgccctgcttagtgttactctgtttataatCTTAGGTTTTGGTTTTACACTTACAATCAGGTAGGCCAAccgcttgatccgtcaattattacaataaaaaaggcGAGGTTCAATTTCCAGGAACAGAGAGGTCAAGATGAGTAAATTAACAGGTTAAAAGAGTGAAGTAATCGTGTCATAGTAATGTATCACTGTACAGAGCACCTTCAATTAAACAGTTGACTCCGCGACTGGATCTTATACGATAATTAGGGATCTAGTTCATGAATTATAACATCCttttccctatccctatccctccctactaatattataaatgtgaatgtaagattgtttgttacgctttcacgcaaaaactactacaccgatcctcatgaaactttgtacaatattcttggaagtgttagaagtaatgtagaatactttttatcccgccattaagctcggttcctttgggagaggggatgagtgtttgacgattttacaccataactccgacaaattataaccgatttaagtaattatttgtgtactatataggtcataatatgtgtttaattttgcccaaactgtggttggagatacaggacagaactcctcaacggacagcagcaaacacctCATTGAGGGCTTAGCTATcttgaatattttaaacttttttagaactgaattgaatgccacatcaaaaaacaaaatcaaacgcagacgaagtcgcgggcaatagctagagTTAATAAAATCTCTCTAGACTAGAGAGATTTTAGGTCATGAATTATAACatggttaattaaaataaaaaaaaaagaaattacctTAAATTGTGGTTTCAATTTCAATtaggtaagaaaaaaaagttccTTAAGCTGTTCAGGGTAAtcccttatttattttttaagttcagTACTACCTAGAGATGATTGATTATCTTCTTCAGATTCTTCACACACTCAAACAAGCAAAGTTTACCTCTTTTTGATAAATAGTAGAAGATTTGGCAAGAATGATTACCTAATTATTACCTCTATTTGTGTCCTCTAGTAGGAATCAAAACTACTCTGTAAATCTAAATTCTACTTAACACTTTTATGAAGTTGCTCATTTatgattttggtatttatgtaaacTTGAACTTAAATCTTAGAAAGAGAAGTATAGTAAGGACTAAGGAATTTCGCAGATTAAAGGCGTTTAAATATGAACAAAATTATACgtacaaattttattatagttcTTTTCTCAAAGTGCCTCTTCTAACGCACTTCGCATAATATTCTGGAAACCTGAACTTTAGACGTAGCAGTTATAAAAAGGGGCCGATCGCTTTTATTCATAAGCAAATCTAAATAATCATTTAGGAGAAGTGAAAATCGTAGTTTTCCGTGTAGGTATATTCCGTGGTCGTAGACATGCTGTACCATTGTCGTTCCAATGTCCACGATTTCCGCCAACAGTTTCCCTATCAAAGACCGTTCTGGAAAATTTCAAACTAGATATACTGTAATGCAGCATATATCTGAGGAGTACATATTAACTGGCGGCAAAAGTGCCGCCATGAAATTAGTATCTAGTCCTCTGCTACGTCATAAAGTTGTGATATGAGTATTGTTAAGCTGGGGATTGCTAAACATAAGAATATCTTTAAGCGTTTTATTGGTTGtttatattttgcatttaaaatttattgcagAAATGCTCTAAAGCGTGAGCTACCAAACATATCACTTGCTCGAACGCTTTCTTGAGTTTGGTCTCACGCTAGACGCAATCTTGAAGGCGGCTTATCGACGCAGGTTGGACGGCGCAGTTTGGGCTTGCCTTGAATCAATTATAAGTGATGCTTTGTATGGATGTTGTCCTTCCGTATCAGGAAAAGACTTTGTATAACGAGTATTCCAATCTCCTTGATTGCAATATTTAGTATCTTGGCTCAGACTTGCATTGTTTAAtagctgtttttatttattccagccGACTCCACCAACGCCGTATCCACCTCTTACGAATTACCCTTACGTGGATCGAGCTTATGGATATCCGGAACAATTTAGGATAAGGCACTTCGTGTTGGAATGGCACGAAGGAATTTGGCAAGAAGACTATCATGTTAGAGTCAACACGTCACACAAGGGATTCTGGCCTACTGACGTACCAGAtagatgtaattttttattacttttttatgctAGGTACTATATAAGGCAAACTAATAtctctttgaaataaataatatgtgtaggtacttatattatcTAAGGATGTTATACCAAATATGCTCTCGTTTGCCACGATATTTATGTCCACCCATTTACGCGTTTTTCTCATAGAAACTggacgagaaaatggtagactCTTGTTAGAGTTATCTCTAGTTATCTCTTGGCGGAAAGCGCGCATAATATAAGCCCTACATGCTTTACTGTAACTCCTAGAACGTTGAGTAAGGcataactatattattaaaaaaaaacacctgcaCTAAACACACTAAATATTTCAGCCGTCGACAGAAATTATCGCTTCTTTGGTGGCGTTATCCAAGTACTGAAGGTGGCACATAATCATCTGGTACTCAACTTCTGCATGAGACTGCCCAGTTCTCAACTTTATAGCGTCGTGCTGTCCAGAAATGAAAACCAACTTACACCTGAAGATCTGTCAAGCATCCACAGAATCTTTTCTATGAAGAATCTATCAACATCGGCATTGAAGCGTGTGTGCGAAAACTCCGCGTCTAGCTTTAGTATATCAAGTGCTATTGCACTCACGGTTTCTTTATTACTTCTTTGGAGATCTCACTagtatttaattctttataatAACTACGAACTGAATACTAGTTAGAACTGTATACTACGTTTATTGTGTTTGTAcgatttattgtatatttattattaataaaattatttttctaacatgttcaatatattattttttaaattataagacatCGATGCctgatgattttaaatataaatc from Pararge aegeria chromosome 4, ilParAegt1.1, whole genome shotgun sequence encodes the following:
- the LOC120637871 gene encoding uncharacterized protein LOC120637871, whose protein sequence is MDYPIFCLLFALCLGYVQSYGQNFYYENHKYCDDMSPYFGDIDLDTISGVWYGVEKIPHASKGEYRIEHTNECFHIEIKEIHVQPTPPTPYPPLTNYPYVDRAYGYPEQFRIRHFVLEWHEGIWQEDYHVRVNTSHKGFWPTDVPDRSVDRNYRFFGGVIQVLKVAHNHLVLNFCMRLPSSQLYSVVLSRNENQLTPEDLSSIHRIFSMKNLSTSALKRVCENSASSFSISSAIALTVSLLLLWRSH